The following is a genomic window from Episyrphus balteatus chromosome 1, idEpiBalt1.1, whole genome shotgun sequence.
ttattcaattaatttaaactttCTCTCTATCAATGTTATGCagttataaaaaatgtatagagaaaaatttaagtttgttgtgttgttctttttttcacggttgttttgtttttttattagctaattttttttttttctattgttgcTTATTAAAGGTCTTTCGTTTGTGTGTttctcaaaatttcaattttgtggtTGCAAAATGCGAGAAattattcatgtttttttcGGTTGTTAACCGAATTTATTATATTCACGAGgtgtttttaaatcaatcaaACTGAATGAGTCACACGCACTTgaactttgtttttgttattgttaattgttaaataataactttttttcgtggatgtatttttttttatatgcactaaagtttttattgaaaaaaacaccACCACCTTATAACCAACACGCAGAACAGTACGAaggaaacaatacaaaaaacacaccaaatgttttcgttttgcatcaattatttaattttttttgtagattttactTTTGTGTGACATTCTGTTGTGTCAATGTTGTTTGTTGCAGCAATGCCAGAtgtaaataatttattgttttaagttCAGGCCACAATTGTTAAAAGGTTGCATAGCTTTTTTAAAGCAATGTGGATCCGCTTACCCAGCCCCATTActcaactaacatttcagcatCGATAAAGGTATTAACGAAGATATATTTCAGCTTCTGTTTTACATTAGTAAGATTTTACCGTTGAACAAGTTGGACCCTTTATAACGATGTACTTATAAGGTCTTTAAGaagcttaaacgaagctttaccgaagctctaccgatgCTTTGAGATTTGGCAGATAGTTttggaagagcttgtatagctatTTAATACAAATCTTATGGaaattatagaaataaaaataaaaaaaatccatgttggattaaaaaaaaatttcccaacaAACCAAAACTCGTTTGTAAATacacattaaaattagttgcatcgttcttgtgttaaaaatgtttgaaggtagctaaattgatttacaaaattttttttttttttaaatcaaacgtggaaacttttttattttaatttctaatttttaacaaacaatttggtaattttatataatgtatatatttgttcaacaatcttatcagaatACATTTAAGACAACTCTTATTTGAAAagaagtgcattgcgtatatcttgAAATATTGCAATTTCTACTGTTTTTAGCATTGActtaataggggtattcacgatctggtgcaacaggcctagtaaaaatgtaaaattttatttttttacaatagatcgtgaacgcccctcttcttatctatgatgttttttttcctgcaccgttgcttcttctttttttccattttttataatttaattctttgttttgtttgggttaattaattttcactaattattttacatcaaaagaaactaaattacgggacatgagtagcgacaaccattataaacagaataaaaaagacatactgtttatcatgggcgacgcgacggtgagctgccatctgtcaaaaataattttactccattgtatttttattttgcaatagggttagggtatagcaaaagtgcaagaccattgtaaaatttcaatccatatattttgttgttgtagtattgtaagattttacacttttgcacttttgcaatgatactagaccagttcagggttcccaggttttcaaaataaaaatcacctttttttaacaccaaaacttttatttttccccttttttcgtGAAAAAGATCCCCTTTTTTCCAGAACAAAAATGcaagcatttatttttttttttaagtaaataaaaatgaagcttaAATTACacatttcattttcaaactaaaaacagtcaaaataaaattaatgaagtaTGGAActacttcaaaaattttattttgagggtaaatctaaaatatcagtgctaatttaataaaaaatggatattattttctatatttgatgtatttttgtaaatcataGAGTATTATGGCGATTAAGGCAAGCTTTTTTAACAACgatgtcttaaaaatttataagtattttttttaaatttgttttactgCCGCGGCTGCTggctgaaaatttcgtttgatatacccaaaaaagtacagattgaaatattttgaggagtgaattaaaaaatggaagcacTCAAGTTTTAAGTAGagctgtcaaattaaaaaatccactTAGCGTGGAATACGATagtttatttcgaaattaagttttatttaaattgattccattgttcaaagattgtgtctaacgtttttgtaagtttaaatGTTTCcccttttagatatttttttcccttttttatcCCCGTCCCCTATTTTATCCCTTTCGTCTAAGAACATCGGCAAAAATGGTGATTTTCCCCTCAACCTGGGAACCCtggaccagttgcatcggatcgtgaattgaatacccctattacctttttatgtgtactgtgaaaCGGACCTATATTTTCTAAGCTCAATACCCACTCCGCTACAACTGTGTAGTATGTACCTTTCTCATGTGTTTGCGCCTTAACGTATGGCATACACAAAATCCCAGTATTTCTTGTATATTTTTCCTTTGTTTTGGCTGTCAGctggatttgttttttttttctggagatGATGTTATCAGTTGTTGTTatgatttgaacattttttttttattacaataatttaatttagcTTATTGATCAACTTATCAACGAATCTTTGAATATTGTAACAAGTTATATAAAAACGTTAGTATTCATATCCATTCCTACAaatagaaatacatttttggtaACTAAACACAAGACTCATCGACTTTTTCTCGATAAGGTTCAAAGTACATAATCTATGCCCCTAAAAGGAATCAAAGTACTTGAGCTATGTGGTCTAGCTCCAGGTCCTTTTTGTGGAAAAGTTCTCACAGATTTTGGTGCTTCTGTGACAGTGGTCGACAAGGTAATAAATATACCAACAAATTCTGACTAtcaccaaaattaaaaatctccACCCCTAGGTTCTCCACAATCCTTTAGATGTACTCAATCATGGAAAACGTTTCCTTccattaaatctaaaaaatccCAATGGTCAACAACTTATCCGAAAACTATGTAAGTCTTATGATGTAGTAATAGAACCATTTAGACCAGGTGTCatggaaaaattaaatcttgGACCAGAAATTCTTTGCAAAGACAATCCCAAATTAATATACGCTCGATTGACTGGATTCGGTCAAAATGGTCGTTTGGCAAATCGTGCTGGTCATGATATTAACTATGTTGCTTTGTCAGGAGTACTTTCTCTTTTAGGCAGGGCCAAAGAGAAACCAACTCCTCCCATAAATATTCTAGCTGATTTTGCTGGTGGTGGTCTTCTCTGTGCAATGGGAATTTGTTTGGCTTTACTTGAACGCCATCGATCTGGGAAAGGTCAAGTCATTGATAGTGCAATGGTTGAGGGAGCTGCATATGTCTCAAGTTGGATAACCATGTCTCAAAAAACTCCCATTTGGTCTGGTGATGGGCGTGGAACTAATTTTTTAGATTCCGGAGCATTTTACTATGATACTTATGAAACAAAAGATGGCAAATTCATGTCTGTGGGTGCTCTGGAAGAAAAGTTCTTTAGAAACTTTGTTGACAAACTTGGTTTACCACATCTTGAACAATCCATTTCAAATGAAGAAGGAAAAGAACTTGTTACTAAAGCTTTTCtaacaaaaacccaaaaagaATGGGCAGAGATTTTTGAAGATTGCGATGCTTGTGTTTATCCAGTTGTGGATTGGAAGAATGTTATGCAACATGATCATAATCAATCTCGTAAATCATTTATTCAAACTGATGAGGGTGATGTTATACCAAATCCTGCTCCAAGACTGAGTAGAACTCCGGGaagaattaaatttgaaaaggaTACGAATGCATTTGATGCGGCTTGTGATATTTTAGCGGAAATTGGACAAAGTACTAacgatgtaaagaaattgattgaaaatgaGGTTTTGTTAATTCCATTAAATGCAAAGTTATagtttaagaacaaaaaaaaatggaaatggtGACAAGGACTTTAATAAAGTATTTGGTGttagtaagtatttttttttttaatagtgaaTCAGTCAAGGTGACAAGATTTCAAAACTAtaactatatatatatatatatatatatatatatatatatataataactATAGTCCGTTagcgaaaatcataaaaaagcatcattaaaaaattcatattggtTTGGTAGATATTGTGTACATATACTACATACATGAAGTATAGAAATTCTTTCGATGGGTTCCCGCTGGTAAATCGAAATCTGCTTCCAACAgctttgtaaattttatttttgcagcaAAAAATTCTATACGTAAAGTGTACTAACGCTGCATTGTTAATGTAGTAGGTAATTTCTTTTACGAAATATTATGTTTGTTATGTTCACTTAAAAACCAATCGAACAGAGAGagggtatttttttaagtttgctcTTTCAGGATCTATTGCTGAAACCGCTGCTGGGGTTAATTTACAACGAGTATGAAAGTAATTGCGGCTGCTAGTCATATTAGTAGGTactttttagagtttttttgaaaataagaaaaccaCGAGAATCTATATGGATATCTTGAGAAGAAAAGAGCGGCGCGCTGCTTATTACAAGCagttacaaaatgtaaaaatgtatagGAAATAGACATACAAAAAATTGGTACTTTCATGAAACTTAGCACACAGTTTGCTTTTGATAAGGATGAAGGATCAAAAGATTGGAAAGGTGTTTTCCAAAGAAAAGAAATAtgggattaatgaaaaaaatgttgaaaaaatccTTTATAGAATATAATCATATGACGATTGACGACTCGTTATTTTTTGCTTCAGAATCTAATGAGAATGACATCAACATCAGGTCAAAGTCAATCCGGATTCTCAAGAGATGTTATCATTGATTTAAAGTAagcttgctttttttttgtctagtacAGGTTAAATACACtagtccaaaaaattaaaggaacaaaaaatattcGTGATTTTCTATAGGTTTGTATCTCAGTGAAAAATGATCGTattacaataaaacaaaaagctacattcttctagttttacgATTTTagcacaaattatttttttattttttttttcaaatggcgTTATCACacaatcattagaaaaaacgatttttattaataaaatgttaaaaaaaactcaagagaATTTGATTTTGATCATGCCATAGTGATTGAAAGTAAAGTCATTTACAACTCCAAAAatgtggtgttttatttcatcgcAAAACTTCGATCCCTCAGAACAAAAAACTgaataaatctaaaaatttgtaaatttatttcaggtatattaagcttcaataattaagccttaTTGTATTGGCCCATGATTATGTTATAAAATAGCggttaattttctaaaaaaaaaaacgtaaaaaaggcttattttgatagcttttctaaatagatctgaaatgtaaaaaaaaaaaaacaaattaattaatttagagaattaaatcacaacaaaaacatttctgttaaaaaaagagccaagttctcctgtgttgaaattatgctggcacaaaaaggaGATACTGAGATGCaaatgtttgaaatttgtatgaataaaaTTCTTACTGCTtacatgaaaatttttaaaaatatttgaaaaattgccaagtaaacaataaaaattttattgatacaaatttgaaaccaaactttagaacttggtacactttttcTCAGTACTCTCAGTattttttgtgccagcataatttcaacacagGAGAacttagctttttttttaacaggaatgtttttgttgtaacttcactactttttgcaaggtattgctgaagaatttaaaatctctatatctatttgatgaaaattcagcgaaaatatgggtggttgccacgacacccctggctaaaattctcaaataataaagtttttcctctgtataaactaccagctctaccaaatttcaagactCTACGATAGCCAAAAGTGCTCtacaatatttgatgaaaattcagtgaaaatgggtggttgccacgccccctggctgaaattttaagattttaaatgttttccttTGTACTACCAAATCTACCATTACAACAATTTTCAAGATTCTACAATATtgagaagtgctctataataattgatgaaaattcagcgaaaatgggcggttaccatgCCCCCTGAATTTAAAACcttcaattttagattttttcctttgtatacattACAAGACccatcaccgtgtaaaattacaagtttctacgatagcgggaagttcttcataattttgatgatctgtcagtgagtcagtttttcgccatttttgaagccctatatctcaggaactactcatcctaagaagctgaaattttgtgaaaagttTGGTTTTGGCAAGATCAACAAAtaaagcgagtttgaaatttctggttTCTTTgctgtggaagttagaggggggtcgaaaatggcctgagttgtttccgtaaataagggtgtagtgccaaagttgctagaaagcttggctgggcactactaCCGTGCCCCTTAATGGAGATTAAATTTTCTGTAAAGTGATCCACTGTTGAGGTTTTGATAGCTAAGCCTAGTAAGCTACTGATGCGAACCGAATTTTTTCGTCGTTGTCCACCAGGAACAACgaaaatgtatgattttttttgcatttttcatttttttaacaaaaataaaaaaagatacagTAAATTAGAAGCAGCTATAGTGAAAAAAAACCCAAACTCGTCGCGCCACGAAGTTAAAGAAAAGTTCAACTTTTGAGCGACTAGCGACTGAATTCTTGCTAGAAaagtaatgtcgttttctattgacttttgatatttttaggtgtgtttttttgtttatctatatagattttgtgc
Proteins encoded in this region:
- the LOC129912788 gene encoding alpha-methylacyl-CoA racemase, whose protein sequence is MPLKGIKVLELCGLAPGPFCGKVLTDFGASVTVVDKVLHNPLDVLNHGKRFLPLNLKNPNGQQLIRKLCKSYDVVIEPFRPGVMEKLNLGPEILCKDNPKLIYARLTGFGQNGRLANRAGHDINYVALSGVLSLLGRAKEKPTPPINILADFAGGGLLCAMGICLALLERHRSGKGQVIDSAMVEGAAYVSSWITMSQKTPIWSGDGRGTNFLDSGAFYYDTYETKDGKFMSVGALEEKFFRNFVDKLGLPHLEQSISNEEGKELVTKAFLTKTQKEWAEIFEDCDACVYPVVDWKNVMQHDHNQSRKSFIQTDEGDVIPNPAPRLSRTPGRIKFEKDTNAFDAACDILAEIGQSTNDVKKLIENEVLLIPLNAKL